A window of the Trichoderma asperellum chromosome 4, complete sequence genome harbors these coding sequences:
- a CDS encoding uncharacterized protein (EggNog:ENOG41~TransMembrane:1 (i71-89o)): MIVPPRLNLRRNASYNNYDKAPLSSTSARFNFNHLLFSPPPSPSLPVLVPRPRKNSHTKALIARPSRVLRYMLYFAAFLTTFYLARLAFRNKESIIAKWPHFTTDDFEMIGQDAIPDFPTPIVVSHSHSQSKWTVSIPHYHDFPLSVEEYASMGSKCREVSAHTRELRGKAPLSDEDKLKYDAVDEYFVDVYEAELYGLLPPVAHGNKAQKTGNFVGVDWESMAGLPVCQSSVTYVLESSDAGLGTAVMGMWMLYGLAKHDGRAFFVDDSRWAYGKYTDIFQAPPVPDCRPPPRHRMLPCPAQARHLVVTGTTLKDVFPALMAKYHRVAGTDNNLRDLMGLARTGYQALFKLNSDDQEYARNRIKDLRKQAMAKDMATPHMPVIGLHVRRGDSHPIEYQYRNTYVPSEVFLGKAQELVEAYYNSAEGQPASMNQSITVIASDDPDVYKQPEYSDALYAQARIRLQSKEATKRQDVNPHVLHRFKDETLGWEGGFFAPMFWNLGFDRKHNGHTNEASVGRIEPPSEQTIQLRSYMGRAYMLDLAVLAGASDRIVCTVSSMGCKMLGVMMGWEHGIEAGGWTNVDGNYPWAWMN, translated from the coding sequence ATGATTGTGCCCCCAAGGCTCAATCTTCGACGCAATGCTTCATACAACAATTATGACAAGGCACCTCTCTCATCGACTTCAGCTCGATTCAACTTCAAccaccttctcttctcccctcctccttcACCCAGTCTCCCTGTGTTGGTGCCACGGCCACGGAAAAATTCACACACCAAGGCCCTGATCGCTCGACCAAGCCGAGTCTTGCGATATATGCTTTACTTTGCTGCATTCTTAACGACGTTCTACCTTGCTCGCCTTGCGTTCCGAAATAAAGAGTCCATCATAGCGAAATGGCCTCATTTTACCACCGATGACTTTGAAATGATTGGCCAGGATGCGATCCCGGATTTCCCAACTCCCATAGTTGTCAGCCACAGCCATTCTCAATCAAAGTGGACCGTCTCTATTCCGCATTACCATGACTTCCCTTTGAGCGTGGAGGAATATGCCAGCATGGGAAGCAAATGCCGAGAAGTCTCAGCTCACACAAGAGAGCTCCGAGGCAAAGCTCCCCTGTCTGACGAAGACAAGTTGAAGTATGATGCTGTGGATGAGTACTTTGTTGACGTGTACGAGGCCGAGCTATACGGGCTACTACCTCCAGTTGCACATGGCAACAAGGCCCAAAAGACTGGCAATTTTGTGGGCGTGGACTGGGAATCCATGGCCGGATTGCCTGTTTGCCAGTCCTCAGTCACCTATGTTCTGGAAAGCTCGGATGCTGGGCTGGGCACTGCAGTCATGGGCATGTGGATGCTCTACGGCCTGGCCAAGCACGATGGCAGAGCCTTTTTCGTCGATGACTCCCGTTGGGCCTATGGCAAGTATACAGACATATTCCAAGCACCGCCAGTGCCTGACTGCCGACCCCCTCCTCGACACAGGATGCTCCCTTGTCCGGCACAAGCGAGACATCTTGTTGTCACTGGCACAACGCTAAAGGACGTTTTCCCGGCTCTCATGGCGAAGTACCATCGGGTAGCGGGGACTGACAATAATCTACGAGATCTCATGGGACTTGCAAGAACCGGCTATCAAGCACTCTTTAAGCTCAATAGCGATGATCAGGAGTACGCCCGCAATCGCATAAAAGATTTGAGAAAGCAGGCCATGGCGAAGGATATGGCCACTCCACACATGCCCGTCATTGGGCTACACGTTCGGCGTGGTGATTCACATCCTATTGAGTACCAGTATCGCAATACTTACGTTCCATCCGAAGTGTTTCTCGGCAAGGCTCAAGAGTTGGTAGAAGCCTATTACAATTCTGCCGAGGGCCAACCAGCATCCATGAATCAGTCCATCACCGTTATTGCTTCTGATGATCCTGATGTCTATAAGCAGCCTGAATACTCTGATGCTTTATATGCCCAGGCCCGCATCCGCTTGCAATCCAAGGAAGCCACCAAGCGACAAGACGTCAACCCACACGTACTTCACCGTTTCAAGGATGAAACCTTGGGATGGGAAGGAGGATTTTTTGCCCCCATGTTTTGGAATCTCGGCTTTGATAGGAAGCACAACGGCCACACCAATGAAGCATCTGTGGGGCGGATAGAACCGCCTTCTGAGCAGACGATTCAGCTGCGCAGCTACATGGGTAGGGCGTATATGCTAGACTTGGCAGTCTTGGCAGGAGCAAGCGATAGAATAGTATGCACGGTCAGTTCAATGGGCTGCAAGATGCTGGGCGTGATGATGGGATGGGAACATGGTATTGAGGCTGGCGGCTGGACCAACGTTGATGGCAATTATCCATGGGCATGGATGAATTGA
- a CDS encoding uncharacterized protein (BUSCO:EOG092D26V2), with protein sequence MSAPSPGRDGFSTSAPPPKPRLKLNVSRSSSFINEAGTPNGATSSSANAPLVTPGEGPRKLKLKISSSQPPTPAGGPVVKDGLPKSAIKDKEAKKDKEKDNGLPPVVTTKAGRQAKPSQKLIESKKRSLSDDEDEAPLRGSTNGTAGHGPPPATKIKIKPIVKVGAGGGGAAKVRRGSKAGLTQLVLKPRGRPPVHPPGDGYDSEASDNEVDPAIEEQFVLRMMPGEHADYVRWCLENGKIGLPKSAGGADIHIKFFEEETRRGFIMVKGQCYAAVMVDLPTITESMKTWDRKSLMKSADICQMLLVYQAVKNEEEARHAPLPSIIDSSFKWPHGLTPPMHDCVNRRFAKTISRKEIEDKEAEVERLLTEDAKCASTKWEWIDERDGAEEDGEEDAEGEMDDTLGYFDQSHISMGGEEDNDFDLEADLEAAFADELMAETPATAMDTQTPAALVGTPATTAALQQSIEASESDEDDDDDDDDDDDDDDLDEDARAQRDEEQGVKDIINDLKKQLAARVADFERTQNKILRTRLENQIKQLKSEIELKQSSIGIEADD encoded by the coding sequence ATGTCAGCGCCTAGCCCCGGCCGCGATGGCTTCTCCACGTCGGCACCGCCTCCGAAGCCGCGGCTCAAGCTCAACGTGAGCCGTTCTTCATCCTTTATCAACGAGGCTGGAACGCCAAATGGAGCAACATCCTCATCTGCAAACGCGCCGCTGGTGACTCCTGGCGAGGGCCCGCGCAAACTGAAGCTCAAAATTAGCTCCTCACAGCCGCCGACGCCAGCTGGAGGACCAGTAGTCAAAGATGGGCTACCGAAGAGTGCaatcaaagacaaagaagcaaagaaggacaaagagaaggaTAATGGATTACCGCCCGTGGTAACGACGAAAGCGGGCCGACAAGCGAAACCGAGTCAGAAGCTCATCGAAAGCAAGAAGCGCTCGCTTagcgatgacgaagacgaggcgCCGCTGCGTGGATCAACGAATGGGACGGCAGGTCATGGCCCGCCGCCGGCAACAAAGATCAAGATCAAGCCTATTGTCAAGGTCGGAGCTGGTGGAGGTGGTGCGGCAAAGGTCAGGAGGGGATCTAAGGCTGGGCTTACTCAATTGGTGCTCAAGCCTCGTGGTCGTCCGCCTGTACATCCTCCTGGAGATGGCTATGATTCCGAAGCTAGCGACAACGAGGTTGACCCGGCCATCGAAGAGCAGTTTGTCCTACGCATGATGCCTGGAGAGCATGCTGATTATGTCCGCTGGTGCTTGGAAAATGGCAAGATTGGACTGCCCAAGTCGGCGGGAGGGGCTGATATTCATATCAAGTTCTTTGAAGAGGAGACTCGACGCGGCTTTATCATGGTCAAAGGCCAGTGCTATGCAGCTGTTATGGTGGACTTACCTACCATTACTGAATCGATGAAGACGTGGGATCGCAAGTCATTAATGAAGTCGGCGGACATCTGCCAGATGCTGCTTGTGTACCAAGCCGTTAAGAACGAAGAGGAAGCAAGACACGCCCCTCTGCCCAGTATCATCGACTCAAGCTTTAAATGGCCGCACGGCCTGACGCCGCCAATGCACGACTGTGTGAATCGACGATTTGCCAAGACCATCAGCCGGAAAGAAATTGAGGATAAGGAAGCAGAAGTCGAACGGCTGCTTACTGAGGATGCCAAGTGTGCATCCACGAAATGGGAATGGATCGACGAGCGTGATGGCGCTGAGGAAGACGGAGAGGAAGACGCTGAAGGCGAGATGGACGACACCTTGGGCTACTTTGACCAATCACATATATCGATGGGCGGTGAAGAGGATAATGACTTTGATCTTGAAGCCGACCTGGAGGCAGCGTTCGCGGATGAACTCATGGCTGAGACTCCTGCTACTGCCATGGATACTCAAACACCTGCTGCGCTGGTTGGAACTCCTGCTACGACGGCAGCCCTCCAGCAGAGCATCGAGGCAAGCGAAtctgacgaggacgacgatgacgacgacgatgatgacgacgacgatgacgatcttgatgaagatgcgCGTGCCCAACGTGACGAGGAACAAGGTGTCAAAGACATCATCAACGATctcaagaagcagctcgcCGCTCGTGTGGCCGACTTTGAAAGAACTCAGAACAAGATTCTCAGGACCCGTCTGGAGAACCAaatcaagcagctcaagtCGGAAATTGAGCTCAAACAGTCTTCGATTGGCATTGAGGCGGATGATTAA
- a CDS encoding uncharacterized protein (EggNog:ENOG41), with product MARGRSVPAKASPKESPSRPDNGYHNSKSLTAAIIPSPSISPIPSSGSIITTRPNSKLLASADALARMTIELNVRAMSAQTERLEKSLGALMMCTKEDKEFRKSHDARLQSMVQEMQVVKQRMEEIQGPEWNSKSNDNLEQCKKDMDESIAQLRKEMSDLKGLVGDITTALDKIPTVAEAEALISRTQAAGSATKGSKTQAKPDVEKSRSGPTRTIKQRIEDTISSTRRWNRDHKSTKLRDAAFIANYLKQQSKRDPQMAVYIQKGIQRRVYHSGRPKSKTRPRNLEQFCQVLVWKDVLDAAEDILQ from the exons ATGGCCAGGGGTCGATCAGTCCCAGCAAAGGCATCTCCAAAAGAATCGCCCTCCAGGCCCGACAATGGCTACCATAACAGCAAATCCTTGACCGCAGCCATAATCCCTTCCCCTTCCATCTCGCCCATACCTTCAAGCGgctccatcatcaccacaAGACCAAATTCCAAACTTCTCGCCAGCGCAGATGCTTTGGCCCGCATGACCATTGAGCTCAATGTCCGCGCCATGAGCGCCCAGACAGAACGGCTGGAGAAGAGCCTGGGCGCTCTCATGATGTGCACAAAGGAGGACAAGGAGTTTCGGAAGAGCCATGATGCGAGGCTGCAGAGCATGGTGCAGGAGATGCAAGTGGTGAAGCAGCGCATGGAGGAAATTCAGGGGCCCGAGTGGAACAGCAAGAGCAACGATAATCTGGAACAGTGTAAAAAGGACATGGATGAATCCATTGCGCAACTGAGGAAGGAAATGAGTGATTTGAAGGGCTTGGTTGGTGATATCACAACTGCACTGGACAAGATTCCAACAGtggcagaagcagaggcttTGATAAGTCGCACTCAGGCGGCAGGTTCTGCAACGAAGGGCAGCAAGACACAGGCAAAGCCAGATGTCGAAAAGTCACGCTCTGGGCCAA CAAGAACCATTAAGCAGCGAATCGAAGACACCATCAGCTCAACCCGTCGTTGGAACCGTGATCACAAAAGCACAAAGCTCAGAGACGCCGCTTTTATTGCCAACTATCTCAAGCAACAGTCCAAACGCGACCCCCAAATGGCAGTCTACATTCAAAAGGGGATCCAACGGCGTGTCTATCATAGCGGCCGGCCCAAGTCTAAAACCCGGCCGAGGAATCTTGAGCAATTTTGTCAGGTATTAGTGTGGAAGGACGTTCTTGATGCGGCAGAGGATATATTG CAATAA
- a CDS encoding uncharacterized protein (EggNog:ENOG41): MADQHGPYVRLWGIRPSQLPSEATSAQDLTPLLQSILSEAVSFVSSVPPHSSESSSLSSSGRSSQNNGNNGTGPWKAKGCRAFHHSAAPVHMFERVISAEELKTIAKDQNLPQANGGSKIKPETWSLRRSVHEEAKKAGTADWEEWVRCFKEGHADAEMKFTPTVMSHRLKKQWDCAGVEVMLGGDTYENLTLKLEESVHKMPAPLNNRVFPVLQVTAAVRGRREFVVVQIAAVPETPSAEESRSDGALRGTYTAIERFREIDDQGNVEWVMGTVSDARGVLPAWIQKMAVPGQIAKDVDMFLEWIASERESN, from the coding sequence ATGGCTGATCAGCACGGCCCCTATGTTCGGCTCTGGGGCATCCGGCCGTCACAGCTTCCCTCAGAGGCCACTTCAGCTCAAGATCTCACACCATTGCTTCAATCAATATTGAGCGAGGCCGTTTCTTTTGTCAGCTCAGTGCCGCCGCACTCATCCGAGTCATcgtcattatcatcatcaggCAGATCCAGCCAGAACAATGGGAATAACGGCACTGGCCCCTGGAAGGCAAAGGGATGCAGGGCGTTTCACCACTCAGCAGCGCCGGTGCACATGTTTGAGCGAGTCATTTCAGCCGAAGAGCTAAAGACGATAGCCAAGGATCAGAATTTGCCGCAGGCCAACGGCGGCTCAAAAATCAAGCCCGAGACATGGAGTCTAAGACGTAGCGTTCACGAGGAAGCGAAGAAGGCCGGCACTGCAGACTGGGAGGAATGGGTGCGGTGCTTCAAGGAGGGCCATGCGGACGCCGAGATGAAGTTTACGCCGACGGTGATGAGCCAcaggctgaagaagcagtgGGACTGCGCGGGCGTCGAGGTCATGCTGGGAGGCGACACGTATGAGAATCTCACGCTGAAGCTGGAGGAATCGGTGCACAAGATGCCTGCACCGCTGAACAACCGCGTGTTTCCTGTGCTGCAAGTCACAGCAGCCGTACGAGGGCGGCGAGAGTTTGTCGTTGTCCAGATAGCAGCGGTGCCGGAGACTCCCAGCGCAGAGGAGTCAAGATCAGACGGCGCCCTGAGAGGCACGTACACGGCCATCGAGCGCTTCAGGGAGATTGATGATCAGGGCAACGTCGAGTGGGTGATGGGGACGGTGTCTGATGCGAGAGGCGTGCTGCCAGCGTGGATCCAGAAGATGGCGGTTCCGGGGCAGATTGCAAAGGACGTGGACATGTTTTTGGAGTGGatagcgagcgagcgagagtCCAACTAA